From Synoicihabitans lomoniglobus, the proteins below share one genomic window:
- a CDS encoding DUF192 domain-containing protein produces MKNRLATALMKNANPVSRYGGKVALVVGCLFLVACGRPETDTTAEPKTVHHWFSIKVGDQPVEMQLALRRAEMEKGLMGRRDLKPGQGMFFAYRDPQVLSFWMRNTPTALDIGYFSGDGVLREIYPLHPFDERAVSSRREDLQYALEVPQGWLASAGITIGDRIDLEALKAAMRERGFDYRRYQGMEE; encoded by the coding sequence ATGAAGAACCGATTAGCCACCGCCTTGATGAAAAACGCAAATCCGGTTTCGCGGTATGGGGGCAAGGTGGCGTTGGTGGTGGGTTGTCTGTTCCTGGTCGCCTGCGGGCGTCCGGAGACGGACACGACGGCCGAGCCCAAAACGGTGCACCATTGGTTTTCGATCAAAGTGGGGGACCAACCGGTGGAGATGCAGTTGGCGTTGCGCCGGGCGGAAATGGAAAAAGGGCTCATGGGTCGGCGCGATCTGAAGCCGGGGCAGGGCATGTTTTTTGCCTACCGTGATCCTCAAGTATTGAGTTTTTGGATGCGGAACACACCGACCGCACTCGATATCGGTTACTTTTCCGGCGACGGCGTTTTGCGGGAAATCTATCCGTTGCATCCGTTCGACGAGCGGGCGGTGAGCTCGCGACGCGAGGACCTGCAATACGCGCTCGAAGTGCCGCAAGGATGGTTGGCGAGCGCCGGGATCACGATCGGTGATCGGATCGACCTCGAAGCGCTGAAGGCGGCGATGCGCGAGCGCGGCTTCGACTACCGCCGCTACCAGGGCATGGAGGAATAG
- a CDS encoding NUDIX hydrolase, with product MSSDVKAQRDDEIFDVVDENDQVIGQATRAEVHRRKLWHRAIHVWVFNAAGRIFLQKRSLLKDMAPGCWDSSCSGHLDSGEDYATAAVRELGEEIGLFLAEAPERLFTEKAIAATGWEFVSVFQLKHEGPFELHPAEIDEGRWFNVEEVDAMIESDPASMAPAFQHLWNRRATTGSKSLSPNR from the coding sequence ATGAGTTCGGATGTAAAGGCCCAGCGTGACGATGAAATCTTTGATGTGGTGGATGAGAACGATCAAGTGATCGGGCAGGCCACCCGGGCCGAAGTCCATCGGCGCAAGCTCTGGCATCGAGCCATCCATGTGTGGGTGTTCAATGCCGCGGGCCGGATTTTTTTGCAGAAACGCTCCCTGCTCAAGGACATGGCGCCGGGGTGCTGGGACTCGTCCTGCTCGGGTCACCTCGACTCCGGCGAGGACTACGCCACGGCCGCCGTGCGGGAGTTGGGCGAGGAAATCGGGCTGTTTCTGGCCGAAGCGCCGGAGCGGTTGTTTACCGAAAAAGCGATCGCGGCCACCGGCTGGGAGTTCGTATCGGTCTTCCAGCTCAAGCACGAGGGACCGTTTGAACTGCATCCGGCCGAGATCGACGAGGGACGCTGGTTCAACGTCGAGGAAGTGGATGCCATGATCGAGAGCGATCCGGCGTCGATGGCGCCGGCATTTCAGCACCTGTGGAACCGGCGGGCGACCACGGGCTCGAAGAGTTTGTCACCTAATAGGTGA